The Sulfolobus islandicus Y.N.15.51 sequence GCAAATACTTATTACCCCTAATCATACCGGAGTGAGACTCGCTATCACCACTCTGCTTAGTTTTGGGTGCAAAGCTTGCATAAGCCCTAGCAGCCTTAGAACTGGAAAAACGGGAAACATCACCGAACTCAGCGTAAATAGTTGCAGCACTAATCAAACCAATTCCGGGGATCTTACTCAACTCAATTACTGGTTTTGGAATCTTGGAAATTATCATATCCTCAACCTCCTTAATCATTTTCTCCAAGTTTTTTAACAGTTCAACTAATTGTTTTAACGCTAGTTTTTCCGCGTCGTTTAAGTTTCTCCCTAGTTTTTCTTTTAGTTCCTCCTTCTCTTCCTTGCTTAGTCCCTCCCCCTTTACTAGCTTTTCAAGTAGTTTTCTTCCCTTCTTGTCGAATGGTTGTATTTTATATCCCGCGAATTCTAATATTTTCCTTATCTCGTTCTTTACTTGTGTTGTCTTCTCTACTAAGCTTTCCCTATATCTCGTTAGTTCTCTTAGCTCCATTATTTCTCCTGTTGGTATGTATGATCCCTTGATTACTCCGGTCATGTGTGCTACTAGTAACCTTTGTGCGTCGAGTTTGTCTGTCTTTTTCCCTAGTATTTCTGTTAGGTGTAGTGGGTTTATTACTGTTACCTTGTATCCTTTTTCCGTTAGTTTTTCGTGTAGGTAGAAGTAATATATTCCAGTTGCCTCTATTATTCCTTCCTTATATTCTCCTAGGAATTTAATTAGTTCC is a genomic window containing:
- a CDS encoding IS110 family RNA-guided transposase, translating into MELKVTNKAFAIDISQSKLTAAKGELVVEQEKSAVYVKEVKEFNHDNEGIEELIKFLGEYKEGIIEATGIYYFYLHEKLTEKGYKVTVINPLHLTEILGKKTDKLDAQRLLVAHMTGVIKGSYIPTGEIMELRELTRYRESLVEKTTQVKNEIRKILEFAGYKIQPFDKKGRKLLEKLVKGEGLSKEEKEELKEKLGRNLNDAEKLALKQLVELLKNLEKMIKEVEDMIISKIPKPVIELSKIPGIGLISAATIYAEFGDVSRFSSSKAARAYASFAPKTKQSGDSESHSGMIRGNKYLRRALYLVAKVARGLEPFKGYYERLIARGKSVTQATCALAGKLASICYHVIKDGVYKGVVKKSFRIPRGKEVNVKDFDVGDALDSLSP